GCCGGTGGACATCGAGCCCGCGGGAGACAACCGCTACAAGCTCACGCACGCGGGCAAGAGCGTGGTGGTGGACGCCCTGGCGCTCGAGGGAGGCGCGCTGTCGCTGTTGCTCGAGGGGAACTCGTACAACGTCGAGTTCGACGAGACGGGCGACGAGGTGCGGGTGCTCGTGCGCGGGCAGTGGTCACGCATCGACGTGGCGGACGAGCGGCGGCTGCGGCTGCGCCAGGGCACGGCGGGCTTCAGCGTGGAGGGCAAGCAGCTCATCGCCGCGCCCATGCCCGGCAAGGTGGTCAAGGTGCTGGTGAAGCTCGGGGACGAGGTGAAGGAGGGCCAGGGGCTGGTGGTCGTCGAGGCGATGAAGATGGAGAACGAGCTGAAGAGCCCCAAGGCGGGCAAGGTGGTGGAGCTGCCCGCCAGGGAAGGCACCGCGGTGGAGATCAACGCGCGGCTCGTGGTGGTCGAGTAGCCGCCTCCGGAGGGGTGATGGAAATGCTCTGCACGTTGCGCAGTCTGACGGAGACCCAGCGCCGGGCGCTGCTCGCGGCGCCCGACCAGCTCGAGGCCTTCCTCGATGACGAGGAGGACTTCGGGGACGCGGAGGGCGCGCGCTTCCTGGAGCTGGACATCGGGGAGACGTGGCACGGCCTGCAGTACCTGCTCAC
The Cystobacter fuscus DSM 2262 DNA segment above includes these coding regions:
- a CDS encoding biotin/lipoyl-containing protein; this translates as MRYFAKLHGQKEAVPVDIEPAGDNRYKLTHAGKSVVVDALALEGGALSLLLEGNSYNVEFDETGDEVRVLVRGQWSRIDVADERRLRLRQGTAGFSVEGKQLIAAPMPGKVVKVLVKLGDEVKEGQGLVVVEAMKMENELKSPKAGKVVELPAREGTAVEINARLVVVE